From the genome of Triticum aestivum cultivar Chinese Spring chromosome 1A, IWGSC CS RefSeq v2.1, whole genome shotgun sequence:
TCAGTAATCAGATGCGCGACAGTGCCCTAACCCACTAAAGTCCACGCGCAATTAGCTAAAAAATCCAGCGAGCGTGAATCGGTCACTGTGACCGTGGCCGCACGTGTTCGTCACGTCGCCACGCGGCGCTGCATCTCGGCGTCCACTTGCTTTTTACCGTTGGTTTTCCTCGGCCCCGCACGGCCCATTTCCCACCCCACTCGGCCGTGCTTCCATGTCGGGACGACGATGCTCCCTCCACGGAAGAAGAAGCGAGGCCGCAAGAATCCAACGGCGCAACAACTCCATCTCTGACTGTTACATTACTGCCTCTGGCTAATTGCCCTGTTCCGCTGCGTTAACTTTACTGCCCCTGACATAGTGGATCAGGGCATCAGGCTACAAATGGCCGTGTTGGTCCCGTAGAGGTAAAAAAAAGCACGTTCTCGCCAGCCAGCGGAGCTGCGCGTACAATTTGGGTAAGGGTAAGCCCGAAGGAACCAAGCACACTGAACGGCGCCGGTGATGTGGATAGTGGCTATGTGTGTGTGGACATGCATGCACGCACATCTTGGGAATCATCAGGGATCTTGTCATCTTCGCGATAGCAACTTCCGTGTCCGATGCGGTGTGTCCTGCATCTACCCACAAGCTCCGTAGATCAACCAACCAAGTGTTATTCAAATCTGCCATCGCCCGTGTCACTCATTTCTGCCTCTTGCCTTAGCTTAtgcacacacaaacacaaagaaGCAATGCCTATAATCATCCCATCTCATCAGAACCGTATGTTTCCCTTCCATCACACATTTTGTAAAAAAGCATTGCAATCTCCATAGCCAGTTCTTTTACCCACGTTAGATCCAACGACACGACCAGAACACATACACGAGCGCCGCACCTGACAAGCCACACACACCACAGCGGAGCTGGAGGAGCAGCTACGGTACACGCACCAAACCCGTCCTAAAACCCAGTGCCCCTCCAGCTCAGAGAAAACGCCAACAGCGCAGGTAGATCCAGCAACCCCCACGACCACCGTCACTGCCACTTGGGCCCGGCCGAACACGGCCCCACCCGAGGCGGGACCACggatgaatctcgccctcacgtATCGCCAACAGCTAGTTTTTTTACTGCCGCGGAACCATCCCGGCTCCCCAGGCCGGAGGCATTCATGGCGCCCAACAGCCACATGGACGagcgcggggcccgcatgtcatccCCTCCGAACGCGCGCGCGACCCCACCCGAGCCTCAGGCTCGGACAGCCGTTTGAGCCACCGAGCCGCTAAAAACCGCGACAGGTGGTGGGCGAGCGCTCGCGAAGGAGAGAAAGGGAGAGCAGAGGAAGCCAGAGTTGATAACTCCCACCGCGCCACTTCGTCTCCACCTCCGACCGAATCCGTCCTCGCCAAGCCACCATCAttgcgccaccgccgcctcgctaGTGCTGCCGTCGTGGCCGGCCGGCTGGCTTCGCGGCAAAGCCTTCCTTCTTCTACCGGAGCGGAGTGGAGTGAGCGCGCCAACCACCGCCACGCGACACCGCCATTAAAGGCGCTCACGCGGCACCGCCACCTCCATTCCTCCACGAGAAAGAGagagtgcgtgcgtgcgtgctccATTCCTCCCCTCACGGGAGCAGCAGCAAAGGCCGCCAACGCCCGCCGCACCGCGCGCCTttaagggaggggaggggaggacggCGCGCCACCTTAAAGATTCCCACGCCGCGAGCGAGCGAGCTCTCCCGCCACGAGGTTGATCGGCGCTTTTAATTCTTCCTTCTTGCAGAAGGCCTCTTCCGCTCCATTGCGAGCGAGCTTGAACCGAGGCGCTTTCGTGGGGGATGGCGCGGCTCGGCGCTGTCGTGGCGGTGTACTTCTTGGCGGCGGCGCTCGCGGCGGAGGGCATTCTCGACCCGGTGGACTTCCTCGCGCTGCAGGCGGTGCGGAGGTCGCTCGACGACATGCCGGGCTCCGCCTTCTTCGACGCCTGGGACTTCACGGCGGACCCCTGCGGCTTCCCCGGCGTCTACTGCGACGGGAACAGGGTGTCGGCGCTCGCGCTCGGCGACCCCAGGGCCGGGTCGCCGGGGCTCACCGGGAGGCTCGACCCGGCGCTCGGCCGGATGTCGGCGCTCACCGAGCTCTCGCTCGTGCCCGGCCGCGTCCAGGGCGAGCTCCCGGCCTCCCTCGCCTCCTGCTCCAACCTCCGCTTCCTGGCCGTCAGCAAGAACCTCCTCTCCGGCGGGATACCGGACGGCATTGGCGCGCTGTCCAACCTCCGGACGCTCGACGTCAGCTTCAACCAGATCTCCGGCGCCATCCCGCCGTCCATTGCGTCGCTGCCATCGATCACCAACCTCATCCTCTGCCACAACCAGCTCACCGGTGGCATCCCCTCGTTCCCGGACTCCTCGCCGCTCCTCCGGATGGACCTCAAGCACAATGCCCTCTCCGGCGGCGTGCCCAGCCTGCCGGGCTCGCTGCAGTACCTCTCGCTCGCGGCGAACCGTCTCACCGGCAACGTCGACTCCATGCTGCCCCGGCTGACTCGGCTCAACTACCTCGACCTCAGCATGAACCAGCTCCAGGGGCCGGTCCCGGCGTCCGTCTTCACGTTGCCGCTCTCCGTGCTCCAGCTCCAGCGCAACTTCTTCTCCGGCCTCCTCCAGCCGACGAGCGACGTGACGATCCCGGTGGTGGACCTGAGCTACAACCGGTTCTGGGGGCCTCTGTCGCCGCTCCTGGCGGGCGTCGGGCAGCTGTACCTGAACAACAACCGGTTCACCGGCGACGTGCCGTCGCGGCTGGTGCAGGAGCTGGTGGGCACCGGCGGGCTGCAGCTGCTGTACCTGCAGCACAACTTCCTGACCGGCATCGAGATATCGCCGTCGTCGTCGCTCCCCTCCGGCGTCTCGCTCTGCCTGATGTACAACTGCATGGTGCCGCCGGTGTACGCGCCGTGCCCGATCAAGGCCGGCACGCAGAACACCCGGCCGGCCGACCAGTGCCCGGAATGGAGGGGCTGACATGGGTGGCTGCTCTCAGGAGCCACGACAAAAACGATCGCCGCCGGATCGCCTCTGATCGGGGAGGGAGGAGCAAGGACAAGAATGGAGGAGATTGCAAACGGTGGTCTCTGATTCTTTGATTAAATTTGTCAAGATTACTGGTGTTTTACTGTGGATTATTATTCTTTTTTGTTTGGGAAAGGGATAGCAACGTCACAGACAGAAGAACAAGTTGGTGCTTTAATAATTGTGGTTTATAGGTGTAGTTTTTTGTTTAGCTGGTGTAAGTGTATGTGCTTGTGTCTCTGTTGTATAGACAGTGAGTGAGTAATATGGCAATGACGATGAGATGGTGGTGTTAGGATCAGTGGTGTTTTTTATGATGATCATCAAATATGGCAATGTGGCAAGCATTCGCTGTTGAAATTTGTAGTAAGATGTTGTACGAGATtgaatgaaaatgatgaacaatggttACAAGCTCACAGTTCTTTTGGTTGGCGTGGTGTATAAGCATGTGTGTTGTTGATTGCATTTCGTGATGTTATGTGTGAGAGATCATGGGATCGACCTTTCGCTGTGGGGCGTTCACGTTGTACTTGgcttctactccctctgtaaactaatataagagcgtttagaccactaaagtagtgatctaaacgctcttatattagtttacggagggagtacgcgCTAGCCCTCTGAGCAATCATAATGCATGCATCTGCGGATCTCAAGCCTGAACTCTGGGGTCCTGATTTGTGATTACTTGCTTGCTTGGCTTGCAGATTTGCGCCGCTGTGAACTTATTAAACAACTTATGGCGGAGTGATTGTGGCACAAAGAAAGTGGTCTTCTCGTAGTGAACTCTGCTCTGCATCATTTCCATTGATTTTCCTTTTGACCCCGCATTCCCGGTGAATTCACTTTGCTCGGTTCGGCGGTTCCCCTGTTTCCTCTTGTCATTATCAACTGGTCAAGCTATTTTGGTTCGAACAGCTTTCACCTCGTGTCCGCACCTGTTCTTTTTATTTTGATATATAATAAAAGCAACTCCAATTgcgcgacccatttcgtccgcgccCATTCGTTTGGGTCGGCGTGGACAGAAAAAATGGCCCAATGCGCTGATCCAAACGGACGCTTGTCCATTTTTCGTCCGCggccgacccattcccggcccattttttagcctgatttgcgtcggcgcggacacgcgacggacgcgcgcTTGCTCGCCTACTCCTGTCTCCGGGCCCGCTCGTTTGTGGTACATTGGCCTTCCCTCCCCCCCACCAACAAGCAACCCTCGCCTTCGCCTCCTTCGCGACGGCGCCACCCATTTTGCCGGCGACTCTTCCAGCTaccgccgcctccacatccgcccagcaacgccgcccctGCCCCCAGTCGCTCGTCACCGCCGTTTTGCCGCCGGGGAGCAAGCTGGTTCCCCGCCGCTGTTTCCCTCACGCCCAGCCGCCCCGCGACCAAGAAGACGCCTCGTTGCCCCAGCCACAGACGACCGTCACCCTCGTCGGACGCCATCACCCTCGTCGGACGCCGGCcgggcagctagctggtctgtgggCGCCGCGTCTCCCCTCGCTGGCCGTCCCCTAGCTGGTCTGTTCGACAGTTTAccaaggtacgaaaatggactccgccgacgagttcttttttcacaGTTTTCTTTGCGACCCCGACGATTCGTCCGACGACAAAGAGGAGATAGTGGCTGCTGTGTTGGTCACCACCTCAACAACCAGCtgccgttgttccgtggctccattccggaccaccttccggcgttgaatcgtaaccgggagagcgggcatttccttctctagaaggactactttgatacaacaaacccgttgttcaaacatcacaaattccgcCGCCGGTTCCGTATGGGTAGGCacgttttcaaccgtattagagagggagtggtcggctatgatgactactttgagtgcaaagaggatgtcgtcggcaagattggtttctcctcttatcagaaatgcactgccgccatccgaatgcttgcatacggagtgcccggtgatctcattgacaagtacgtccgtatgagcgagtctatatgcctagagtccctgtataagttctgcaaggctgtgattgctgtgtttggccctgagtacttgagagagccgacagctgaagatacagcccgtttgtgggatgaatgctagcaggggcttctcggggatgcttggcagcatagactacgtgcactgggagtggaagaactgcccttctgcttggcaagggcagtataagggacatgtcagggcttgcactgtcatactagaggccgtggcgtctcaagatctctggatatgGCACTCTTTCcttggcatggctggatcacacaatgatatcaacgtgcttcagcgctcgccggtgtttactaggcttgccgaaggcaacagcccaccggtgaactttactgtcaacggtcACACCTACGACAAAGGGTATtatctgggtgacggtatctatcctcagtggaccactattgtcaagacaatacccaaccctgtcggagacaaaaggaaaagatttgcccaagagcaagagagtgctagaaaggatgtcgagcgtgcctttggtgttttgcagtctcgatggggcatcgttcagtatcctgctaatacttggagcacgcagaaattatgagaggtgatgactgcttgtgtgatcatgcacaacatgatcgtagaagacgagcgcccgaaatgtctgtacgatcaaggctttcagtttcagggtgagaatgttgtgcatGAGCATGGAGTAGCGAcaacatttgagcagttcactcagttTCATGAAGACACGCGTGGTTGGGAAACTCacatgcaactgcaaaatgatttgattgagtatatgtggactcatgttggcaaccaatagatataTTTTTTTATTCgttttgcaaaactatgtgaaacatttttatttttatttggcctataaactatactatttat
Proteins encoded in this window:
- the LOC123055319 gene encoding LRR receptor-like serine/threonine-protein kinase ERL2; the encoded protein is MARLGAVVAVYFLAAALAAEGILDPVDFLALQAVRRSLDDMPGSAFFDAWDFTADPCGFPGVYCDGNRVSALALGDPRAGSPGLTGRLDPALGRMSALTELSLVPGRVQGELPASLASCSNLRFLAVSKNLLSGGIPDGIGALSNLRTLDVSFNQISGAIPPSIASLPSITNLILCHNQLTGGIPSFPDSSPLLRMDLKHNALSGGVPSLPGSLQYLSLAANRLTGNVDSMLPRLTRLNYLDLSMNQLQGPVPASVFTLPLSVLQLQRNFFSGLLQPTSDVTIPVVDLSYNRFWGPLSPLLAGVGQLYLNNNRFTGDVPSRLVQELVGTGGLQLLYLQHNFLTGIEISPSSSLPSGVSLCLMYNCMVPPVYAPCPIKAGTQNTRPADQCPEWRG